The following coding sequences lie in one Thermoanaerobacter uzonensis DSM 18761 genomic window:
- the ilvN gene encoding acetolactate synthase small subunit, translating to MHIISVLVNNHPGVLSRVVGLFSRRGYNIESLAVGTTEREDISRITLTVEGDDYTVTQVIRQLNKLVDVLTVQNIGARDNVSRELLLVKVGYDSNTRDDIMHIVDTFRAKVIDISMDSLIIELTGDNEKINAFINLINKFDVKELVRTGLVSLERGNKTLKEYEGEL from the coding sequence TTGCACATTATATCTGTCCTTGTTAACAATCATCCAGGAGTCTTGTCAAGGGTAGTGGGTCTTTTTTCAAGAAGAGGTTACAATATTGAAAGCCTTGCAGTAGGTACGACAGAAAGAGAAGATATTTCAAGGATAACTTTGACAGTGGAAGGAGATGATTATACAGTTACACAGGTGATAAGGCAACTTAATAAACTCGTAGATGTGTTGACAGTACAAAACATAGGGGCAAGGGATAATGTTTCTCGAGAATTGCTGTTAGTTAAAGTAGGTTATGATTCAAACACAAGGGATGACATAATGCACATTGTGGATACTTTTAGAGCAAAGGTTATAGATATTTCAATGGACTCATTGATTATAGAACTTACTGGAGATAATGAAAAGATAAATGCTTTTATAAATTTAATAAATAAGTTCGATGTAAAAGAACTTGTCAGGACAGGACTTGTATCTTTAGAGAGAGGCAATAAAACACTAAAAGAATATGAGGGGGAATTGTAA
- the ilvC gene encoding ketol-acid reductoisomerase, producing MAKMYYDKDADLNLLKNKKIAIIGFGSQGHAHALNLRDSGLDVVVGLYEGSKSKERAEKEGLKVYTVEEAAKVADIIMILIPDEKQAKVYKESIEKNLTEGKALAFAHGFNIHFKQIVPPENVDVFMVAPKGPGHLVRRVYQEGKGVPNLVAVYQNYTGKAFEIALAYAKGIGGTRAGVIETTFKEETETDLFGEQAVLCGGVTELMKAGFETLVEAGYQPEIAYFECVHEMKLIVDLIYEGGFSYMRYSISDTAEFGDYMTGKRIITEETRKEMKKVLSEIQSGKFAKEWLLENQVGRPQYNAIKEKEANHLIEKVGKGLREMMAWIKKE from the coding sequence ATGGCAAAGATGTATTATGACAAGGATGCAGATTTGAATTTGCTTAAAAACAAGAAAATCGCAATAATAGGTTTTGGAAGTCAAGGTCATGCTCATGCACTAAATTTAAGAGATTCTGGACTTGATGTAGTAGTTGGTCTTTACGAGGGAAGTAAATCAAAAGAAAGGGCAGAAAAAGAAGGGCTGAAAGTTTATACAGTTGAGGAAGCAGCTAAAGTAGCAGATATCATAATGATACTGATACCGGATGAAAAACAGGCAAAAGTCTATAAAGAAAGCATAGAAAAAAATCTTACAGAAGGTAAAGCTCTTGCCTTTGCTCATGGTTTTAACATTCATTTTAAACAGATTGTTCCTCCTGAAAATGTAGATGTGTTTATGGTAGCTCCAAAAGGTCCTGGACATCTTGTAAGAAGGGTATATCAAGAAGGAAAAGGAGTTCCAAATCTTGTAGCTGTATATCAGAATTACACTGGTAAGGCTTTTGAAATAGCTTTAGCCTATGCAAAAGGAATAGGAGGTACACGGGCAGGTGTTATTGAAACTACATTTAAAGAGGAAACAGAAACAGACCTTTTTGGAGAGCAAGCTGTTCTTTGTGGTGGAGTTACAGAACTTATGAAAGCAGGATTTGAAACATTAGTAGAAGCTGGTTATCAGCCAGAAATAGCTTATTTCGAATGTGTGCATGAAATGAAACTTATAGTTGACCTAATATACGAAGGTGGTTTTAGTTATATGAGATATTCTATTTCGGATACTGCAGAATTTGGAGACTATATGACAGGAAAGAGGATAATAACAGAAGAGACTCGAAAAGAGATGAAAAAAGTTTTGTCAGAAATACAATCAGGAAAATTTGCAAAAGAGTGGCTTTTAGAAAATCAGGTAGGAAGACCACAGTACAATGCTATAAAAGAAAAAGAGGCAAATCATCTTATTGAAAAAGTTGGTAAAGGTTTGAGAGAAATGATGGCTTGGATTAAAAAAGAATGA
- the leuD gene encoding 3-isopropylmalate dehydratase small subunit codes for MQGKAIKYGDNIDTDVIIPARYLNTSDPQELAQHCMEDLDKEFKNKVQEGDILVVGENFGSGSSREHAPIAIKASGISCIIAKSFARIFFRNAINIGLPILECKEAVDGIEEGDIVLVDTDNGIIKNLTKGTEFKAQPFPDFIKEIMKYGGLINYVREKV; via the coding sequence ATGCAGGGGAAAGCCATAAAATATGGGGACAATATAGATACAGATGTTATAATACCAGCAAGGTATTTAAACACATCAGACCCACAAGAATTGGCACAGCATTGCATGGAAGATTTAGACAAAGAGTTTAAAAACAAAGTTCAAGAAGGAGATATACTGGTTGTAGGTGAAAATTTTGGTAGTGGATCCTCCAGAGAGCATGCGCCAATTGCTATTAAAGCATCTGGTATATCCTGTATAATTGCTAAGTCGTTTGCAAGAATTTTTTTCAGAAATGCGATAAATATAGGGCTTCCGATATTAGAATGCAAAGAGGCAGTAGATGGGATTGAAGAAGGTGATATTGTTTTGGTTGATACAGATAATGGAATCATAAAAAATTTGACTAAAGGAACAGAATTTAAAGCTCAACCCTTTCCTGACTTCATAAAAGAAATAATGAAATATGGTGGACTTATAAATTATGTCAGAGAGAAGGTGTGA
- a CDS encoding 2-isopropylmalate synthase, with amino-acid sequence MGVKRVIVFDTTLRDGEQTPGVNFNINDKFEIAKQLVSLGVDVIEAGFPAASNGDFEAVKNIADKLKGVTIAAMARSVKEDIDRASSALKNAERSRLHVFIATSDIHLKYKLKMSREEMLQRAVEMVKYAKGKFDEIEFSAEDASRTDWDFLVKVFSEVIDAGANVINVPDTVGYAMPREFGELIKYIRNNIPDIDGVMISAHCHNDLGMAVANSLSAIENGATQVEVTVNGIGERAGNAAMEEVVMALNTRKDYFGLVHGINTKEIYNTSKLVSKLTGINLQPNKAIVGANAFRHQAGIHQHGVINNRATYEIMKPEDIGIVPDTFALGKLSGRNAFELKVRQLGYNNLSSGELSDAFRRFKDLADRKKVIVDEDIRFVVEETLEEFRSLKEGEAWA; translated from the coding sequence ATGGGGGTCAAAAGAGTCATTGTTTTTGACACTACATTACGAGATGGTGAGCAGACTCCTGGCGTCAATTTTAACATTAACGATAAATTTGAAATAGCAAAACAGTTGGTATCATTAGGAGTAGATGTCATAGAGGCAGGATTTCCAGCAGCTTCTAATGGAGATTTTGAAGCAGTTAAAAATATTGCTGATAAATTAAAAGGTGTTACTATTGCTGCAATGGCAAGGTCTGTAAAGGAGGACATAGACAGAGCCAGCAGTGCTTTGAAAAATGCTGAAAGGTCGAGATTACACGTTTTTATCGCAACTTCTGATATACATCTTAAATATAAACTTAAGATGTCAAGAGAAGAAATGCTCCAAAGAGCTGTTGAAATGGTAAAGTACGCAAAAGGAAAATTTGATGAAATTGAATTTTCAGCAGAAGATGCTTCAAGAACTGATTGGGACTTTTTAGTAAAAGTTTTTAGTGAGGTAATCGATGCAGGAGCGAATGTAATAAATGTGCCCGATACTGTGGGATATGCGATGCCAAGAGAATTTGGAGAACTCATAAAATACATCAGAAATAATATTCCCGACATCGATGGAGTAATGATAAGTGCTCATTGTCACAATGATTTAGGAATGGCTGTAGCGAATTCCTTGTCTGCCATAGAAAATGGAGCGACTCAAGTAGAAGTGACTGTAAACGGAATAGGAGAAAGGGCAGGAAATGCAGCTATGGAAGAAGTAGTAATGGCATTAAACACGAGAAAAGATTATTTTGGCCTTGTTCACGGAATAAACACTAAAGAGATATACAATACAAGCAAACTGGTAAGCAAACTTACAGGGATTAACCTCCAACCTAATAAAGCAATTGTAGGTGCTAATGCTTTTAGGCATCAAGCGGGAATTCACCAACATGGAGTTATAAACAACAGAGCTACTTATGAGATAATGAAACCAGAAGATATCGGAATAGTTCCAGATACTTTTGCATTAGGTAAGCTATCAGGAAGAAATGCTTTTGAATTAAAAGTCAGACAATTGGGGTATAACAATCTTTCGTCAGGAGAGTTAAGTGATGCTTTTAGAAGGTTTAAAGATTTGGCAGACAGAAAAAAGGTCATTGTAGATGAGGATATAAGATTTGTTGTTGAAGAGACTTTGGAAGAGTTTAGAAGTCTTAAGGAGGGAGAAGCTTGGGCTTAA
- a CDS encoding tRNA-binding protein — MATYEDFLKLDIRVGKIIEVENFPKAKKPAYKLKIDFGELGIKKSSAQITKLYKKEDLYNKLVVCVVNFPPKQIADFVSEVLVLGVDDEEGNVVLLQPERKVKIGNKIY; from the coding sequence ATGGCTACTTATGAAGATTTTTTAAAACTTGACATAAGAGTGGGAAAGATAATTGAAGTTGAAAATTTTCCTAAAGCAAAAAAACCTGCCTATAAGTTAAAAATTGACTTTGGTGAATTAGGTATTAAAAAGTCTAGCGCTCAAATAACAAAGTTATATAAAAAAGAAGATTTGTACAATAAATTGGTAGTGTGTGTAGTAAATTTTCCACCCAAACAAATTGCAGACTTCGTATCCGAAGTTTTAGTACTAGGAGTAGATGATGAAGAAGGAAATGTAGTATTGCTTCAACCAGAAAGAAAAGTAAAAATAGGGAATAAAATTTACTAG
- the gyrA gene encoding DNA gyrase subunit A — protein MSEEKEKVIPVDIEDEMKKSYIDYAMSVIVGRALPDVRDGLKPVHRRILYAMNELGLTPDKPFKKSVAVVGEVLGKYHPHGDAAVYDTLVRLAQDFSMRETLIDGHGNFGSIDGDPPAAMRYTEARLSKIALEMLTDINKETVDFVPNFDETLKEPVVLPSRFPNLLVNGSQGIAVGMATNIPPHNLGEVIDGIVAYIDNPYISVDELMKYIKGPDFPTGGIILGRDGIKETYETGRGKIVVRAKAEIEEHHGKMRIVITEIPYMVLKAKLIEKIAELVRDKHIEGISDLRDESDRNGMKIVIELKRDVNPKVILNKLYMHTQMQQTFGAIMLALVDGEPKILNLKQIIEKYVDHQADVVTRRTKFDLRKAEERAHILEGLKIALDHIDEVINIIRSSKTEAIAKQNLMDKFGLSEKQAQAIVDMRLGRLTGLERQKVEDELKELIEKIKELKEILADERKVLEIIKKELLEIKDKYATPRKTNIVAKEEELDLEDLVQLEDVVVTMTHYGYIKRMPLDTYKAQKRGGKGILGISTREDDFVEDIFITTTHDRLLFFTNKGKVYSLRTIDIPETGRQAKGTAIVNLIQIAQGEKVTAVIPLKKSEDIKYIVMCTKKGIIKKTSIEEFRSIKRNGIIAITLEESDELINVKLTNGEREIIIGTARGYAIRFNEKDIRPMGRVAKGVIAISLREDDEVVEMDLVHPNSEILVVTENGFGKRTDLEEYRLQTRAGKGIIAIRLSEKTGKLVSIRSVNPEDEFMIISANGILIRMKVSDISKMHRDTRGVTLMKLDDGDRVVSTARIENEE, from the coding sequence ATGAGTGAAGAAAAAGAAAAAGTAATCCCGGTAGACATTGAAGATGAAATGAAAAAATCTTATATAGATTATGCGATGAGTGTAATTGTTGGAAGGGCACTGCCAGATGTGAGAGATGGCTTGAAACCAGTTCATAGAAGGATTCTCTATGCTATGAATGAGTTGGGATTAACTCCTGACAAGCCATTTAAAAAGAGCGTTGCAGTTGTTGGCGAAGTTTTAGGAAAATACCATCCTCACGGTGATGCGGCTGTTTATGATACTTTAGTGAGACTGGCACAGGATTTTTCAATGAGAGAAACTTTGATAGATGGACACGGAAACTTTGGAAGCATAGATGGAGACCCTCCAGCTGCCATGAGATATACGGAAGCGAGGCTTTCAAAAATTGCCCTTGAAATGCTTACAGATATAAATAAAGAAACAGTAGATTTTGTGCCAAACTTTGACGAGACTTTAAAAGAGCCAGTTGTGCTTCCTTCTCGATTTCCTAATCTTTTAGTCAACGGTTCTCAAGGAATTGCTGTAGGTATGGCTACCAACATTCCTCCTCACAATTTAGGAGAAGTCATAGATGGCATTGTCGCTTATATAGACAATCCTTATATTTCAGTAGATGAACTGATGAAGTATATAAAGGGACCTGACTTTCCTACAGGAGGAATAATTCTAGGAAGAGACGGTATAAAAGAGACTTATGAGACAGGAAGAGGTAAAATTGTTGTTAGGGCAAAGGCAGAAATTGAAGAACATCACGGTAAGATGAGAATCGTAATTACTGAAATCCCTTATATGGTTCTTAAAGCTAAGTTAATTGAAAAGATAGCTGAGTTAGTCCGTGACAAGCACATAGAAGGGATTTCTGATTTGAGAGATGAATCTGATAGGAATGGAATGAAAATTGTAATAGAGCTAAAAAGAGATGTCAATCCAAAGGTGATACTTAATAAACTTTACATGCACACACAAATGCAGCAGACCTTTGGAGCTATAATGTTAGCTCTTGTAGATGGAGAGCCAAAAATACTAAATTTAAAGCAGATTATAGAAAAGTATGTAGATCATCAAGCGGATGTTGTAACGAGAAGGACCAAGTTTGACTTAAGAAAAGCAGAAGAAAGAGCCCATATTTTAGAAGGGTTAAAAATCGCCCTTGACCACATTGATGAAGTGATAAACATAATAAGAAGTTCGAAGACAGAAGCAATTGCTAAACAAAATTTAATGGACAAGTTTGGGTTAAGCGAAAAACAAGCACAAGCGATAGTTGACATGAGATTAGGAAGGTTGACTGGGCTTGAAAGGCAAAAAGTAGAAGATGAGCTTAAGGAGTTAATTGAAAAGATAAAAGAATTAAAGGAAATTTTGGCAGATGAAAGAAAAGTGCTGGAAATAATCAAAAAAGAGCTTTTGGAAATAAAAGATAAATATGCTACTCCGAGGAAGACAAATATTGTAGCAAAAGAAGAAGAGTTAGATTTAGAGGATTTGGTGCAATTGGAAGATGTAGTTGTGACAATGACTCATTATGGATATATAAAGAGAATGCCTCTTGATACTTATAAGGCTCAAAAACGTGGAGGGAAAGGCATATTAGGTATATCTACAAGAGAAGATGATTTTGTAGAGGATATATTTATCACTACAACTCATGACAGACTGTTGTTTTTTACAAACAAAGGGAAGGTATATAGTTTAAGGACAATAGACATTCCTGAGACGGGAAGACAAGCAAAAGGCACGGCTATTGTCAATCTCATACAGATAGCTCAAGGAGAGAAAGTCACAGCGGTTATTCCTCTTAAAAAATCAGAAGATATTAAGTATATTGTGATGTGTACTAAAAAAGGCATAATTAAAAAGACTTCTATAGAAGAGTTTAGGTCAATTAAGAGAAATGGTATAATTGCTATCACGTTGGAAGAAAGTGATGAACTTATAAATGTAAAATTAACAAATGGAGAAAGAGAAATAATAATAGGGACTGCCAGAGGTTATGCTATAAGATTTAATGAAAAAGACATAAGACCTATGGGAAGAGTGGCGAAAGGTGTAATAGCTATTTCCTTGAGAGAAGATGATGAAGTGGTAGAAATGGACCTTGTTCATCCCAATAGTGAAATTTTAGTAGTAACAGAAAATGGCTTTGGGAAGAGAACGGACTTAGAGGAATACAGGCTTCAAACAAGAGCGGGAAAGGGAATAATCGCAATAAGGCTTAGCGAAAAGACTGGTAAATTGGTGTCTATACGGTCAGTAAATCCAGAAGATGAATTTATGATAATTTCTGCAAATGGAATTCTTATAAGAATGAAGGTATCTGATATTTCTAAGATGCACAGAGATACAAGAGGAGTAACTCTTATGAAGCTTGATGATGGGGACAGGGTTGTTTCTACTGCAAGAATAGAAAATGAAGAATAA
- the gyrB gene encoding DNA topoisomerase (ATP-hydrolyzing) subunit B, whose protein sequence is MAKDETYTASQIQILEGLEAVRKRPGMYIGSTGSRGLHHLVYEVVDNSIDEALAGYCKNIVVTIHKDNSITVEDDGRGIPTDIHPKVGKPAVEVALTMLHAGGKFNNDAYKVSGGLHGVGVSVVNALSEKLEVIVKQHRKIYRQIYERGVPKTDLEVIGETEETGTTITFKPDKEIFEETVFDYDVLAQRLRELAFLNKGINIKLIDERDGKEEVFNYEGGIISFVKYLNRNKEVLHDEPIYMEAKNTEYEVEVCMQYNNSYNENIFSFANNIDTREGGTHLVGFKAALTKVINDYARKYGIIKDNEKNLQGEDVREGLTAIVSVKLKNPQFEGQTKTKLGNSEMRSIVENVVTEKLTAFLEENPSVAKIIVEKATQAARAREAARKARELTRRKSALENTTLPGKLADCSEKDPSKCELFLVEGDSAGGSAKSGRNSRFQAILPLRGKILNVEKARLDKILSNEEIRAMITALGTGVGDDFDISKLRYHKIVIMTDADVDGSHIRTLLLTFFYRFMRPLIENGNVYIAQPPLYKITKGKKVYYAYSDRELDKILNEIGRENYTVQRYKGLGEMNADQLWDTTMDPEKRTMLKVTLEDAIAADEVFTILMGDKVEPRREFIEKYAKTVRNLDI, encoded by the coding sequence ATGGCAAAGGATGAAACTTATACTGCGAGTCAAATACAAATATTAGAGGGTTTAGAAGCAGTAAGAAAAAGGCCAGGAATGTATATAGGTTCTACTGGCAGCAGGGGATTGCATCACCTTGTATACGAAGTAGTCGATAATAGTATAGACGAAGCATTGGCCGGCTATTGCAAAAATATAGTAGTTACTATACACAAAGATAATTCTATAACGGTTGAAGATGACGGAAGAGGTATACCTACAGATATTCACCCCAAAGTTGGAAAACCAGCTGTAGAAGTAGCTTTAACGATGTTACATGCAGGTGGAAAATTTAATAATGACGCTTACAAAGTATCGGGAGGATTGCATGGAGTAGGTGTTTCTGTTGTAAATGCATTATCTGAAAAATTAGAAGTTATTGTAAAACAACATAGGAAAATTTATAGGCAAATATATGAAAGAGGAGTTCCAAAAACGGATTTAGAGGTTATTGGAGAGACAGAAGAGACAGGTACAACTATTACTTTTAAGCCGGATAAGGAAATTTTTGAAGAAACTGTATTCGACTATGATGTATTGGCTCAAAGATTGAGAGAATTAGCGTTTTTAAATAAGGGCATAAATATCAAGCTCATAGACGAAAGGGACGGAAAAGAAGAGGTCTTTAATTATGAAGGTGGAATTATATCTTTTGTGAAATATCTCAATAGAAACAAAGAAGTTCTCCATGATGAGCCTATATACATGGAAGCAAAAAACACTGAATATGAAGTAGAGGTTTGCATGCAGTATAATAACAGCTATAATGAAAATATCTTTAGTTTTGCTAATAATATTGATACTAGAGAAGGTGGTACTCATCTAGTAGGCTTTAAAGCAGCTTTGACTAAAGTTATTAATGATTACGCAAGAAAATACGGAATTATAAAAGATAACGAGAAAAATTTACAGGGTGAAGATGTAAGAGAAGGACTTACAGCTATTGTAAGTGTAAAATTAAAAAATCCACAATTTGAAGGGCAGACTAAAACAAAATTAGGAAATTCTGAAATGAGGTCTATTGTAGAAAATGTAGTAACAGAAAAACTCACGGCTTTTTTAGAAGAAAATCCCTCAGTTGCAAAAATTATAGTAGAAAAAGCTACTCAAGCAGCAAGAGCAAGGGAAGCTGCAAGAAAAGCCAGAGAGCTTACCAGAAGAAAGTCTGCTCTTGAGAATACTACTTTGCCGGGTAAACTTGCCGACTGCTCAGAGAAAGACCCTTCTAAATGTGAGCTTTTCTTGGTAGAAGGTGACTCTGCAGGAGGTTCTGCTAAATCAGGTAGAAACAGCAGATTTCAAGCTATACTTCCACTCAGAGGAAAAATTTTAAATGTGGAGAAGGCAAGACTTGACAAGATACTGTCTAATGAAGAAATAAGAGCAATGATAACTGCTTTAGGTACTGGCGTAGGGGATGATTTTGATATAAGTAAGTTAAGGTACCACAAAATAGTTATAATGACAGATGCAGATGTAGACGGAAGCCATATTAGGACACTGCTTTTAACATTTTTCTATAGGTTTATGAGACCTTTAATTGAAAATGGAAATGTGTACATTGCTCAACCACCTTTATATAAAATTACAAAAGGCAAAAAAGTATATTATGCTTACTCGGATAGAGAATTAGACAAGATTTTAAATGAAATTGGAAGGGAAAATTATACTGTTCAAAGGTATAAAGGTCTTGGAGAAATGAATGCTGACCAGTTATGGGATACAACTATGGATCCAGAAAAGAGGACGATGCTTAAAGTTACATTAGAGGATGCGATAGCTGCAGATGAGGTTTTCACCATTTTGATGGGGGATAAAGTCGAACCAAGAAGGGAATTTATAGAAAAATATGCAAAAACAGTTAGAAATTTAGACATATAA
- the namA gene encoding NADPH dehydrogenase NamA, with product MGILHIPLKIKDITIKNRIMMSSMCMYTASTDGMPNDWHIVHYATRAIGGVGLIVQEATAVESRGRITDHDLGIWNDEQAEKLKRIVDICKANGAVMGIQLAHAGRKCNISYEDVIGPSPIKAGEHYKLPRELSIEEIKYIVKAFGEAAKRAHLAGYDVVEIHAAHGYLIHEFLSPLSNKRKDEYGGSIENRARFLIEVIDEVRKNWPQNKPIFVRVSADDYIEGGINIDMMVEYINMIRNKVDLIDVSSGGLLNVDINLYPGYQVKYAEAIKKHCNIKTSAVGLITTQELAEEILSNERADLVALGRELLRNPYWVLHTYTSKEDWPKQYERAFKK from the coding sequence ATGGGTATTTTACATATACCTTTGAAAATAAAAGATATTACAATCAAAAATAGAATCATGATGTCTTCCATGTGTATGTATACAGCTTCTACAGATGGAATGCCAAATGACTGGCATATAGTTCATTATGCCACAAGGGCTATTGGTGGAGTAGGACTTATTGTGCAAGAAGCTACAGCTGTTGAAAGCAGAGGAAGAATAACCGACCATGACCTTGGTATATGGAATGATGAGCAGGCTGAAAAATTAAAAAGAATTGTAGACATCTGCAAGGCAAATGGCGCTGTGATGGGAATACAGCTTGCTCATGCAGGAAGAAAATGTAATATATCCTACGAGGATGTCATAGGACCTTCTCCTATTAAAGCAGGAGAACACTACAAACTTCCGAGAGAATTATCAATTGAGGAAATAAAATATATAGTAAAAGCTTTTGGAGAAGCTGCCAAAAGGGCTCATTTAGCAGGTTATGATGTTGTTGAAATACATGCAGCTCACGGCTATTTAATTCATGAATTTCTTTCTCCTCTTTCAAATAAACGAAAAGATGAATACGGTGGTAGTATTGAAAATAGAGCAAGATTTTTAATTGAAGTTATAGATGAAGTTAGAAAAAATTGGCCTCAAAACAAGCCTATTTTTGTGCGTGTATCTGCAGATGATTACATTGAAGGCGGAATAAACATAGATATGATGGTAGAATATATCAACATGATAAGAAACAAAGTTGATTTAATTGATGTAAGCAGTGGAGGACTTTTAAATGTTGATATAAACCTATATCCCGGATATCAAGTTAAATACGCTGAAGCAATTAAAAAACACTGTAATATAAAAACTTCTGCAGTAGGATTAATAACGACACAAGAGCTTGCAGAAGAAATTCTTTCAAATGAAAGGGCAGACTTGGTTGCACTGGGAAGAGAGCTCTTAAGAAATCCCTATTGGGTTCTGCATACTTACACTTCAAAGGAAGACTGGCCAAAACAATATGAAAGAGCTTTTAAAAAATAA
- the leuC gene encoding 3-isopropylmalate dehydratase large subunit — protein MGLTLTQKILSAKIGKKVKAGELIEVDVDMVLGNDVTAPVAIKEFKKIGKEEVFDKTKIALVPDHFVPNKDIKSAEQVNIMRKFAKKHGIVNFFEVGQMGIEHALLPEKGLVLPGDVVIGADSHTCTYGALTCFSTGVGSTDMAAAMATGKAWFKVPEAIKFVLKGDLQKWVSGKDVILYIIGKIGVDGALYKSMEFTGNIKALSMDDRFTIANMAIEAGAKNGIFDFDEITEAYVKGRAKREYKVFERDVDAEYSEVYEINLDEIKPQIAFPHLPENTRNIDEVGKVKIDQVVIGSCTNGRISDMEIAYKILKGKKVHPDVRLLIFPATQEIYLECVKRGYIEEFIKAGAAVSTPTCGPCLGGHMGILAKGERALATTNRNFVGRMGHPESEVYLSSPAVAAASAIAGYIVSPEEVE, from the coding sequence TTGGGCTTAACATTGACACAAAAGATATTGTCAGCAAAAATTGGTAAAAAAGTCAAAGCGGGGGAGTTAATTGAAGTTGATGTGGATATGGTATTAGGCAATGATGTTACTGCTCCTGTTGCTATAAAGGAGTTTAAAAAAATAGGAAAAGAAGAGGTATTTGACAAGACTAAAATTGCCCTTGTCCCTGATCATTTTGTTCCTAATAAGGACATAAAATCGGCGGAGCAAGTGAATATAATGAGAAAATTTGCAAAAAAACATGGAATAGTAAATTTCTTTGAAGTAGGGCAAATGGGGATAGAGCACGCACTTTTACCCGAAAAAGGACTTGTACTTCCGGGGGATGTTGTCATAGGTGCTGATTCTCACACTTGCACCTATGGCGCTCTTACTTGTTTTTCTACAGGGGTAGGAAGCACTGACATGGCGGCAGCAATGGCGACAGGCAAGGCGTGGTTTAAAGTGCCAGAAGCTATAAAATTCGTTTTAAAAGGCGATTTGCAAAAATGGGTAAGTGGAAAAGATGTTATCTTGTATATAATCGGAAAAATAGGAGTTGACGGAGCTTTATACAAATCTATGGAATTTACAGGGAATATAAAAGCTTTGTCAATGGATGATAGATTCACAATCGCCAATATGGCAATAGAAGCAGGGGCTAAAAACGGTATTTTCGATTTTGACGAAATTACCGAAGCATATGTTAAAGGGAGAGCAAAAAGAGAGTATAAGGTATTTGAAAGGGATGTAGATGCTGAGTACAGTGAAGTTTATGAGATAAATTTGGATGAGATAAAGCCTCAAATAGCATTTCCTCATTTGCCTGAAAACACCAGAAATATTGATGAGGTTGGAAAAGTGAAAATAGACCAAGTGGTTATTGGTTCTTGTACCAATGGACGTATATCAGACATGGAGATAGCTTATAAGATATTGAAGGGTAAAAAGGTTCATCCTGATGTAAGACTTTTAATTTTCCCCGCAACACAGGAAATATACTTAGAATGTGTTAAAAGAGGTTACATCGAAGAGTTTATAAAAGCAGGTGCAGCAGTATCTACTCCTACGTGTGGTCCTTGCCTTGGCGGACATATGGGAATTTTGGCTAAAGGAGAAAGGGCACTGGCTACTACTAATAGAAATTTTGTAGGAAGAATGGGACATCCTGAGAGTGAAGTGTATCTTTCAAGTCCAGCTGTTGCGGCGGCTTCAGCTATTGCAGGATATATCGTAAGTCCAGAGGAGGTAGAATGA